The segment CCAGTTGGTGCAGAGCGTCCGGCGGGTGCACCGGGCCCGCAGGCTGCGGGCGGGGCGGACGAAGGGACTCCGGGCGCTGCGCGGGATCGTGGTGCCGGTGCTGGAGGACGCCCTGGAGCGGTCGCTGAGGCTGGCCGCCGCGATGGACTCGCGCGGCTACGGCCGGGCCGGGTCGGCGACGCGCCGTTCGCGGCGGCTGACGGGGGCGCTGATGCTGCTGGGCATGTGCGGTCTCTGTGCGGGGGCGTACGGGCTCCTCGACGCGACGGCCCCGAAGCCGCTGGGGCTGCCCGCGCTGGCCGTCGGCGCACTCCTCTGCCTGGGGGGACTGCGGCTGGGCGGCCGCCGGGTGACGCGTACGGTCTACCGGCCCGATCCCTGGCGGCTGCCGGAGTGGGCGGTCGCCGGATGCGGGGTGCTCTCGGCGGTCCTGCTGTTCAGCGGGGCCGGCTTCGACGCGGCGGAGCTGAACGCGTCGCTGTATCCGCTGGGCTGGCCCGCGCTGCCACCGGTCCCGGCCGCGGCGATCCTGCTGGCCGGGGCCGCCGGATTCCTTTCCCCGCCGCCCTCCGCCGTACCCGTTCGCGGCGTACCGGCTGCCGAATCCGCTTCGCGCGCCGCCGCGCGCCGCACCGAGGACTCCGCCCTGTGATCACCTTCGACGAGGTCTCCGTCGTCTACGACGACCGGTCCGAACCCGTACTGCGCGATGTGGATGTGACGGTGGAGGAGGGCGAGCTGTGCCTGGTCACCGGGCTCACGGGGGTCGGGAAGTCGACTCTGCTGGGGGCCGTGAACGGGCTGGTGCCGCATTTCACCGGCGGCACACTGCACGGCCGGGTGGTCGTCGACGGCCGGGACACCGCGCACCATCCGCCGCGGGAGCTGGCCGATGTGGTGGGGGTGGTGGGCCAGGATCCCCTGGACGGTTTCGTCACCGACACGGTGGAGGAGGAGCTGGCGTACGCCATGGAGCAGTTGGCGGTGCCGCCCGCGGTCATGCGCAAGCGGGTGGAGGAGACCCTCGATCTGCTGGGCCTGGCGGATCTGCGCCACCGGCCGCTGTACCAGCTGTCCGGCGGGCAGCAGCAGCGGGTCGCGATCGGTTCGGTGCTGACGGCCCATCCGCGGGTGCTCGTCCTCGACGAGCCGACGTCGGCGCTGGACCCGACGGCGGCCGAGGAGGTGCTGGCGGCCGTCACCCGACTCGTACACGATCTGGGTGTGACGGTGCTGGTCGCGGAGCACCGGCTGGAGCGGGTGGTGCAGTACGCGGACCGGGTGCTGCATCTGCCGGGTGACGGACGGGTGGTGTCGGGGCCGCCCGCCGAGGTGTTCCGGGACTCCGGTGTGGCGCCGCCGGTGGTGGATCTGGGCCGGGTGGCGGGCTGGTCGCCGCTGCCGCTGTCGATCCGTGACGCGCGCCGGGCGGCGGCCCCGCTGCGGGCCGGGCTCGCGGACGTGGTGCCGCCGCCGGCCAGGCCCGTTACCCCGGCGCACGGCCCCACGGTACTGACGGCGCGCGGTGTGACGGTGAAGCACCGGGGGGTGCCCGCCGTGCGAGAGGTCGGTCTGGAGCTGCGGGCGGGTGAGGTGACGGCGCTGATGGGCCGCAACGGCTCGGGAAAGTCGTCGCTGCTGTGGGCGCTCCAGGGGTCGGGGCCGCGGCAGAACGGGACCGTGCACGTCGCATCGGACGGCGCGGTCGGGGCCGATCCGAAGGGACTCCCGGCGGCGCTGGCACGGCGGCTGGTGGGGCTGGTGCCGCAGACGGCGACGGACCTGCTCTATCTGGAGAGCGTGGCACAGGAGCTGGCGCAGGCGGACCGCGAGTCGGCGCCGGAGGCGGCGGGTGCGACCGTGCCCGCGCGGGAGATCCTCGACCGGCTGGTGCCGGGCGTGGTGGGGAGTGTGCACCCCCGGGATCTGTCCGAGGGTCAGAAGCTCGCCCTGGTACTGGCGATCCAGCTCGCCGCGGCGCCGCCGGTGGTGCTGCTGGACGAGCCGACGCGGGGGCTGGACTACCGGGCGAAGGAGCAGTTGACCGGGATCGTGGACGGGCTGGCGCGGGAGGGCCGTGCGGTGGTGGTCGCCACGCACGACGTCGAGTTCGTGGCCCGGGCGGCGGACCGGGTGGTGGTGATGGCGGAGGGGGACATCGTCGCGGACGGGCCGACGCCGGAGGTGATCACGGCGTCTCCGGTGTTCGCCCCGCAGGTCGCGAAGGTGGTGGCGCCACTGCCGTATCTGACGGTGGCACAGGTGGCGGCGGTGCTGGCGGGTCCGGGGAGGAAGGCGTGACCGGCGGGGATCGCGAGGGCGGCGGGCCGGTGGCGATCAGGATCGGTCCGCGGGCCGGGGTCGTCATCGTCCTGGCGGCGGCGCTCGGCCTCGTCGCCTTCTTCTGGCCGTTCGTCGTCGCCCCGGGCACCTTCGCCTCGCACTACGCTCCCCCGCTGATCTTCGGGGTGCTGCTGGTCCTGGTGCTGTGTGTGGTGATCTCCGAGATCGCCGAGGGCGGGATCGACTCCAAGGCGCTGGCGATGCTCGGTGTCCTGTCGGCCGTGAACGCGGCGCTGCGCCCGTTGGGTGCGGGCACGGCGGGGGTGGAGACGGTGTTCTTCGTCCTGGTCCTGGCGGGCCGGGTGTACGGGCCGGGCTTCGGCTTCACCCTGGGCTGTACGTCGCTGTTCGCGTCGGCGCTGATCACGGGCGGGGTCGGCCCGTGGATGCCGTACCAGATGTTCGGCTGTGCCTTCGTCGGCATGCTGGCCGGGTTTCTGCCGAGGGCCTCGGGCCGCCGGGAGGTGCTGATGCTCGCCGTCTACGGCTCGTTCTCCGGTTATCTCTTCGGCTTTCTGCTCAATCTGTCCTTCTGGCCGTTCTCCGTCGACCCGGGCAGTTCGATCGCCTATCTGCCGGGGCTGCCGTTCACCGAGCAGTGGCAGCGCTATCTCGCGTTCGACGTGGCGACATCGCTGGGCTGGGACACCGGCCGGGCGGTCACCAACTTCGTCTGCATCCTGCTGGCGGGCCCGGCGGTCCTGACGGTCTTCCGCCGTGCGGCCCGGCGGGCCCGTTTCCGGGCACCGATACGGTTCGCACCGCCGCGGGGGCGCGGCCCGGGGTAAGCGGACACGGGTGCCGCCTGCTCATCGCCCGCGCTCGCCCGCACTCGCCCACGCGAACCAAAAAGCCGCACGGAGACGCCGAGAAGCCGCGTCCTGCGCCGTCCCGGGGGTGAACGCGGCCACAATGGCCGCCCCGGCATCGAGGAGAACCATCATGGCGAAGTATCTGCTGATCAAGCACTACCGCGGCGCTCCGGCAGCGGTGAACGACGTGCCCATGGAGCAGTGGACCCCGGCGGAGATCACCGCGCATGTGCAGTACATGAACGACTTCGCGGCGCGGCTGACGGGGACCGGCGAGTTCGTCGACGGTCAGGCGCTCGCCCCGGAAGGGATGTGGGTCCGGTACGACGGGGAGGGGCGGCCGCCGGTCACCGACGGGCCGTTCGCGGAGTCGAAGGATCTGATCGCCGGCTGGATGGTGATCGACGTCGACGGTGACGAACGCGCCGTCGAGCTGGCCGGGGAGCTGTCGGCCGCTCCCGGGGCGGGCGGGAGGCCGATCCACGAGTGGCTGGAGGTCCGTCCCTTCCTGACCACGCCGCCCACCGGCACCGAGTGACCTTCCCGGTGGACGAAGCCGGCTCCGAGAGCACCCGCCGGGTGTGACCGGCGTCCTCGGCCGCCGCGGGCACGGGGCTCCGCGCCGGATCACGGCCGTCCGCCGCTCTCGGCCCCCGTGGCACCGAAGCGCGTCAGGGCCAGCGCTCCCGTCACGGCGGCCGCGAATCCCGTGACGGCGAGCCATTCGAGACCCGTGCGCGGCCGGTCGCCCAGCCAGACGATGCCGACGACCGCGGGTCCGGCCGATTCGGCGAGGATCATGCCCGCCGTCGCCACGATCACCGAGCCGCGCTGGAACGCGGAGGTGAGCAGGAGGAACCCGGCGGCTCCCCCGAGCGCCAGTGCGTAGAGGGCGGGGTTGCCGAGGAGCCGGGGAAGGGCGAGGGAGTCGATCAGCCGGACCGCGACGGCCACCACGCCGAAACCCGCGCCCGCGCCGACGCCCAGCAGCAAGGCGCGCGGTCCGGGCGGAAGCCGGCCGGCGAGCCCGCCGACGACGAGCACGAGCAGGGCGGCGCCGAGCAGACACCAGCGCAGAACGGCCGGGCCGGCCCGGTTTCCCTCCGCCCCCGAGGCGAGGGCGATCATCGCCAGACCCGCGCAGACCGCGGCCACCGCGCTCCACTCCGCCGGGGTCAGCCGGGTCTTGAGCAGCCAGGCGGCGACGACGGCGGTGACCGCGAGGCCGGCCGCGAGCGAGGCGCCCACCGCGTACAGGGGAATCGACCGCAGGGCGATGATCTGGAGAACGAATCCGACGCAGTCGAGGCCGAGGCCCGCGACATAGGGCCCATGGCGCAGGGCGCGCAGCGGAAGGACCGGGTCCACGCCCGGGCCGGTGTCGGTCTTCACCGAGCGGGCCCCGATGGCCTGGAGGACGGAGGCCGTACCGTAGCAGCAGGTCGCAGCGAGTGCGCACACCATCCCCAGGGACACGAGACGGACTGTAGGCCAGGGCGCGGCGAAGAACCGGGGGCAGGGCCGACGGCGGGGCGGGGCCACCCGTACGGGCGCCCGCGCATCCGTCCGCCGGGCCCGCCGGCACTCGTCAGGCCGTACGCCCCGGGCCCGCCCGGGCCCCGGAGCGCTTCACAGCTCGGAGTACGGGTGGACCAGGTCGTTGACGATTGCGACGTGGTCGCCACCCTGTTCTCCCGCGGCCGGCCGGGCCGGCCGCGGGAGAGCGCCGTCTACCGGGCGGGGGCGGTCATGCGCTGAGGCCCTGGCCGAACCCGCCGTCCACGGGCAGTTCCACGCCGGTGGTGAAGGTGGCCTCGGCCGCCAGGTACAGCGCGGCGGCGGCGACCTCTTCCACGGTGCCTCCTCGGCCCATCGGCGTGGAGGCGTTGCCCTGTTCGATGAACTCGGCGCGTTGCTCGTCGGTCAGCTCGGCGACGCCCATGGTGGGGGTGAGGATGAAGCCCGGGGCGATCGCATTGACGCGGATCTTGCGGGGGAGCAGTTCGGCGGCGAGCACCTTCGTGAAGGCGGCGACGGCCTCCTTCGCCCCGGAGTAGGCGCTGAGACCGGGAAAGATACGGTCGTTGGAGACGGTGGTGAACACGATCGAACCACCTTCGGAAATCAGCGGTATCAGTCGCTGGACGGTGAAGAAGGCGCCCTTGGCGTTGACGTCGAAGATACGGTCCCACGATTCTTCGGTGACCTCTTCGAGCGTCTGGAACTCGGCGATGCCCTGGTTGATGAACAGGTAGTCGATGCGGCCGAGGCGGTCGGCGACCTGATCGCTCAGATCGGCGATGGCGTTGGCGTCAGTGGCATCGGAGCGCACCGGGTGGGCCAGCGGGGTGTCGAGTGCCGCCTGTGCCTCGGCGAGTCGCCGGTCGCTGCGTCCGGTGTACACCACTTCGGCACCACGGTCGGTCAGGGCTTGGACAATGGCCCGGCCCATGCCGATGGTGCCGCCGGTGACAACAGCCCTTCTGCCTGCCAGGGGCTTCGGATCGATGGTCGAACTTGCCTGGGTGCTGTGGTTCGTTGGCATGGCAGCTAAGCTAAACCTTGACGTCAATGTCAGAGTCAAACCTCTGTGCCGGGAGTCACATGTTCATCGGCGAGTTGTCGAAGCGGGCCGGCGTCAGCACCAGGAGCCTGCGGTACTACGAGCAGCAAGGGTTGCTGCGACCACAGCGGCGGGCCAGCGGCTACCGCGAGTTCGGCGAGTCCGATGTGGCCGCCGTGCGCCGGGTCCGCATCCTGCTCGCGGCCGGGCTGAAGACCGACCTGATCCGGGAGGTGCTGCCCTGCATGACCGAGGAGGGAGCCGTCCTGGCGCCGACCTGCGAGGAAATGGCCCAGGACCTCAAGAGCGAACGCGAGCGCCTGAGCCGCTCCATCGAACAGCTCCAGGAGGCCCGCGCCGTACTCAGCTCGATCATCCACGCAGGGGAAGCGATCACCGCCGGCGCAGGGGCCACGGAATGATGTGAAGCCCTGAGGAGAGGGCGTGCGCGGACGGGCGAGGCAGGCCCCCTGCCCGAGGCCGCGCGCTTGCTTCGGGCGGTCGGGGATGCCCCGTACGAGGCGGACGAGGCCGGAGACGTGCGGTTCTGCCGGACGTCTCGTCGACCATCAGGTCAATGTGCTCGGCGCGGCCGCTTCGCCGGTCCCGGCGTCTGCAGGAAGCCCTCGGCGCGGGCGCTCGCGATGCCGATGCGGAGCAGGTCGGTGCTCTGGTCGTACAGCAGGAAGCGGGGCTCCCAGACGGGCCGGTACTTGGCGTTGGCCCGGTACAGCGATTCGATCTGCCACCAGCGGGAGAAGAAGCTCAGCAGCGACCGCCACAGCCGCAGCACCGGGCCCGCGCCGAGCCGCGAACCGCGTTCGAAGACCGAGCGGAACATCGCGAAGTTCAGCGATACCCGCGTGATGCCGAGTTCGCCCGCGTGCCGGACCAGTTCCAGCACCATGAACTCGAAGAGTCCGTTCTCCGCGTCCCGGTCGCGGCGCATCAGGTCCAGGGAGAGCCCCCGCGTTCCCCAGGGTACGAAGCTCAGCAGGGCCCGCGGCCGTCCGCCGGCATCGCGGCAGACCAGCATCATGCACTGTCCGTCCCGGGGATCGCCGAGCCGTCCCAGCGCCATGGAGAAGCCGCGTTCCGTGACCCCGCCGCGCCAGTCGTCGGCGAGTTCGGCCAGCCGGGCGAGCTCGTTCGCGGACAGTTCGCCGTGCCGGCTGAAGCCGATGGTGTACCCGGCGCGTTCGATCCGGTGGTGAGCCTGGCGGACACTCCGCATCGCACGGCCGTCGAGGCTGAAGCCGGAGATGTCGATGATCGCCTCGTCGCCCAGCTCCAGCGCGTTGAGGCCGTGCCGGACATAGACGGTCCCGCCCTCCTCGCTCGCCCCGATCACGGATGGTGTCCAGCCGTGCTCATGGGCCTGGGTCAGCCAGCGGTCGATCGCCGCGGGCCATTCCTCCGGGTCGCCGATCGGATCTCCGGAGGCGAGGGAGACACCGCCGACCACCCGGTAGACAACCGCCGCTCCGGCCGACGGCGACCAGATGGCGGCCTTGTCCCGGCGCAGGGCGAAGTAGCCGAGAGAGTCCCGGTCCCCGTAGCGGGCCAGCAGGGCGCGCAGCCGTTCCTCGTCGTCCCCGGTGATCGGGTCGACGGCGCGCCGGGCTCTGAACGCGGCGTAGAGGACCAGCAGGATCAGTGCCGTACTCATCAGGTTGATGAGCACATTGGCCCAGCCGGGGGTGGTGATGCCCCGGAAGTGAAGGTCGTCATGGGCGAGGGAGAACATCCGGAAGACGCCGTAGCGCCAGCGTTCCGAGAAGTCGGAGCGCCCGGGGTGGGAGTCGGCGTTGGTCACCGTGACCATGGCGGCGGCGAGCAGCGAGCCCACCAGCAGCCCGCCCACGCCGACCGCCGCCGCGAGACCGGGGTTGGCGCGATCCCCCTTCGCCCGGAACTCGCGCCGCCCCGCCACCAGGGCGGCGACGAAGAGCGCGGTCACCAGGGCCGCCAGCCAGTTCTCGGCGTGCTGCCGGTACACCGGTCGCGCCAGGGCCAGGGCGCTGAGCAGCAGAGTCGAACCGCTGAGCACGAGATTGAGAATCCACGCGGCCCGTTTGCGGCGCCGCATGGTGACCGCGAGGAACAGGGAGAAGAAGCCCGAGAAGAAGCCGGGGGTCAGCAGATAGGGGGTGAAGAACTCGTCGTCGTTGTGCCGTCTGATGTCGCTCCCGAAGGAGATCCACACGGCGCCGAGGAAGTCGAGGAACGCGATCGTGCGCAGATACCAGACGGCGAAGGCGTACGAACGCCGCGGCAGCCTGCCGTGCTCTGCGGCCCCCTGCGGGCTCGGCGGGATGCGCCCCATGAGGCGAGCCTAGAAGGGCCGGGGGTGTTCGTCTCGGCAGGGAGGAACGGGGGGCGTGCCGTCGCGGACGGAGACGGCGGCGGCGCTTCACCCGAATGCCGGATCGGGCGGTCTTCCGTCGGGCGTTCCCCGAGCGGGCGGTGCTGTCGTCGACCTCGGTGAACTGCCCGTTCAGGGAGCGCGTCGGTGGCCGAAGCATGGGGAAATCGGGTTATGAGCGTCTTTTCCCGCCTCCTCTCGACCCGCCGGGCCAGGGCCCTGGACAGCGCCGTCCGTAGCTGTGCCGCCCGTGCCTGGGCTTATGTGCGCAGCGCGCCGGGCACGTATATCTGGCTGGCCGTTCTGCTGGTCACCACCGTTCTGGTGCATTTCATGTCGCCGGATTTCGAGAGCGATTTCCTGCGGCAGCGTTCGACCAATATCGAACAGCTGTCGAAGGATCCGGTACGGGTTCTGGTCTCCAGCGCCCTGTGGATCGACGGGGGCGGCTGGCTCTCCTACGCGGTGCTGTACTCCGTCTTCCACGCACCGGCCGAACGCTGGCTGGGCACCCTCCGCTGGGCTGTGGTCGCCGTCGCCGCGCATGTGCTGGCCACGTTCGCCAGTGAGGGCGCTCTGCTGTGGGCGATCCGTCACGGTCTGGCGCCGCACTCCGCGGTCGACACTCTGGACATCGGGGTGAGCTATGCGCTCGCGGGTGTCATCGGCGTGCTCACGTACCACATCGCGGCTCCCTGGCGGTACGGGTATCTGGCGGTGGTCCTGGTCGTCTACGGCCTCCCCTTGGTGACCGGGCGCACCTTCACGGACCTCGGTCACTTCACCTCCGTGCTCATCGGTCTGGCCTGTTGGCCGCTGACCCGGGGGCGGGGGCCGGTGTGGAATCCGATGGACACACTCCGGCGGGGGCGGGAGCGTTTGCGCCGCCGGAGGGAGCCCGGCGAGGGCGGGGTGGGCGGTTGACCGGTGCCGGTACACCGCCGGGCTCCCGGCCCTGACCCGGGACGCCGTCGCCGTGCCGGAGGAGCGCGATGGCCTCCTCGGACGAAGATCCCGCGGGGGTGGTGCATACGACGAGCGTCTGCTCCGGTGAACGGGCGATCGACAGTGTCTGCTGTGTCACCGTCACCGTGCCGACGACGGGATGGCGCAGCTCGTAGGCCGCGGCGTCGCACGGCGCCGCCCGGTGGTCTCCCCACAGGGCGACGAACACCGGGCTCTTCATCGTCAGCTCGCCGATCAACTCCGCGAGCAGCGGATCATCCGGGTGCCTGCCGACGGCGATGCGCAGGCTGCCGACCACCGCGCGGGTCTTGCGCTGCCAGTCCGCGTACAGCTCCCGGCAGTGCGGGTCCAGGAAGAGCAACCGGCTCATGTTCGGGCGTCGCGCGGGGTCGTCCGGGCCGAGGAAGTCCAGATGACCGGCGAGCAGGGCGTGCCCGAGGTGGTTCCAGGCCAGTACGTCCGCACGGCGGCCGAGCACGATCGCCGGGACGCCGTCGACGGCGCGGAGGAGGTCGCGTGTTCCGTCGCTGAGTTTCTCGGGCCGCGGGCGGCGCGGCCGGGGCGCGTGGCGGGCGGCGTCGGCGAGCCGGCCGAGGTGCTCGCGCTCGTGGTCGTCGAGCAGGAGAGCACGGGCGATCGCATCGAGCACCTCGGCCGAGGCTCCGCGCGACTGCCCCTGTTCCAGCCGTGCGTAGTACGAGACGCTGACGCCCGCCAGCTGGGCCAGTTCCTCGCGCCGGAGCCCGATCACCCGCCTGCGGGGGCCGAGTTCACGCAGGCCGACGTCCTCGGGGCGCAGCCGCGCCCGGCGGGCTTGGAGGAAGGCCCCGAGTGGGCCGGGTCCGTTCATCACCCCAGTATTCGGTGCGCGGTCCGCTCCCAGCCACACCCTGCGCGGGGTAGGAAAGCCCGGGAGTGGTACGGGTCCGTCCGGATGTCCAGACTCGGTCTCATGCGGCGAGTCGCCCCGGACCAGAGGACGGACCATATGGATCAGAGCCCCGAGCAGATCATCCTCGGTGATGTCACGGTCACCCGTATCAAGGAGTTTTACGGCCCGTCAGGGTTGTCTCCGGGCCAGTTCTTCCCGGACAGCCCCCAAGGCTCGTGGGAAGAGCACCGCGAGTGGCTGGCACCCGAGTTCTGGAACCCGCGGACGGACGAGTGCATGACGGCGATCCAGTCCTGGCTGTTGCGCAGCGAGGGGCGCACGATCCTCGTGGACACCGGTGTGGGCAACCACAAGGACCGGCCCTACATGCCGGCGTGGAGCCGGATGGACACGGACTTTCTCGACCAACTCGCCGCCGCCGGGGTGCGGCCCGAGGACATCGACATCGTGGTCAACACCCACCTGCACCTGGACCACGTCGGCTGGAACACCCGCCTGGACGGCCGGACCTGGGTCCCGACCTTCCCGAACGCCACCTATCTGATGCCCCGGCCGGACTTCGACTTCTGGGACCCGGCCAACGAGAACAAGACCGTGCTCGGCCGGGCGAACCAGAACGTCTTCGAGGACAGCGTCACGCCGGTCCACCGGGCGGGACTCACCTACCTGTGGGACGGAACGTACCGGATCGACAGGAACCTGCGTCTCGATCTCGCTCCCGGGCACACCCCCGGCTCGTCCGTACTCACCCTGGAATCCGGCGGCGATCGTGCCGTGTTCGTCGGGGACCTGATACACACCGGGCTGCAGATCGCCGAGCCGGCCATCAATTCCTGCTTCTGCGAGGACCCGGCGGAGTCCCGCGCCACCCGGCACAAGGTCCTCGGCCGGGCCGCCGAGAACAACGCACTGGTCTTCCCGGCGCACTTCGGCGGCCGGAGCGCCGTGGAGGTCGCGCGCAACGGCTCGAAGTTCATGATCAAGGAGTGGGCGGACCTCTCCCCCATCTCCTGAGTGACCCTCCGGCCAGGAAGCGAGCCCTCGCCCCGGCCGTCGGACCCGGTCGTCGAAACCCCGGCGGGCGCCGGGCGCCATCCGTGACGGGTCCGGCGAGCAGTACCGCGCCCTGCCCTGCCCGCCGGGGACCCGGGCCCGCCGTCGTGATGTGCGCGGTTCTTCCGCGTGGGTCAGTACTTGACGCCGCTGATCTCGTTGGGCGCCGCGGGCAGGGTGGCGGAGGCGAGTTCCTTACCCGTCTCGATGTCGATGGCGTGGATCTTCTTGGTGGTGGGATCGGTGACGTAGGCGGTGTGCTCGCGGACGAAGAGGGCGGGGCGCGGCTGCTGCCACTCCAGAGGTTCCCGCCAGGCGCCGGTGACCGGGATCGTCCTGATGACCTCGCCTGCCTCGGGGTCGATCACATGGATTTTGCCGTCGGTACCCAGGACGAGTCCTTCGCCGTGCGGGCCTCGGGCCAGGGAGCGGAAGGTGTAGCTGGTGTTGAGGTCGACCAGTTTCATCTTCCCGGTCGTGGTGTCGATCAGCGAGATCTGTTGGGGACGTTCGAGTTCGGCGTCCTTGTCCTTCTTGAAGTCACCGAGGACGATCGGGGACCGGTCGGATCCGGCCTGGTTGCCGATCCGGCCGTAGACCGTGGGGCTCTTCACCTTGGTGATGGCGCCGTTCTTGTAGACGAGGGCGCCGTCCTCGCAGCCGACGACGACCGTTTCGTCCTTGGCGGTGGCCTCTCCGTGGACACCGGGGCAGTCTTCGTTGCGGGTGACTTCCTTGCGGTCCTTGTCGAGGACGACGATGCCGGTGCGCTTTTCCTCGGTACCCAGGGTGCTGACCAGTTGGCCGTTCTTCAGTTGGACGGCGACGCCGTGGTGAGGGGCCGCGGAGGTGTAGGTGGTGGTGGCGGGCTTGCCCTTGGCGAGATCGTGGGGGTCGAAGACGGTGACCTGTCCGGTGCCGTCGGTGAACAGGACGGTCTTGTCCGCGTGCCGTACGACGTGGCCGGGCTTGGGGCCCTTGAACTCGATGTCGGTGAGTTGCTGCTTGACGGCGTCCACGACACGGAAGCCCGCCGGGGTGGAGAGCATGATGTGGCGGTCGTCGCCGGCGGGGTTGACGCGGTTGAAGCCGGCCAGGGGTATGTCCTTGGCGACCTTGAGGGTCCGGCCGTCGAGGATGTAGAGGCCGCCGTCGTAGGTGGTGACGAGCGGGTCGGCGACCGGCTTCGCCGAGGCGCCGGGCTTGCTCCGGTCCTGCTCGGTCGCGGCTTGGCCGGCGGTGTTGGTGCCGCAGGCGGTCAGGGCAAGGGAGGTGGCGATCAGGAGAGTGATGCCTGCCGCGGTACGGCGGCGTGCGGTGATGGTCATGGGGTTTCCCTTTCGGTGCCCGCCATCGGGCGGGCGGTGCTGGGGGTGGGGGTGGGGGTGGGGGTGGGGGCGCCGAGGCCGTCGGCTATGGCCGCGGTGTTGGCGCGCATCATTTCCAGGTAGGTGGCGGCGCCCTTGCCCCGTTCGGTCAGGGATTCGGAGAACAGGGGCAGGACGCGCACGTCCACGTCGCTTTCGCGTTTGAGGACCTGGGCGAGACGGTCGGGCTGGGAGGAGTCGGCGAAGATCGCCGTCACCCCCGCCTTCTCGATCGCCGTGGCCAAGGATGTGAGGTCGGAAGCGCTGGGTGAGGCGAGGGTGGTCCCGCTGGGGATGACTGCTCCGATGACGTGGAATCCGAAGCGCTGCGCGAGGTAGCCGAAGACATGGTGGTTGGTCACCAGGTTGCGCTTGTTCGCCGGTATCGCGGCGAACCGGCTGCTCATCCAATGGGCAAGGTCCGCGAGCCGGGTGTCGTACCGGGCGGCGTTGGCACGGACGGTGGAGGCGTCGACACCATCGACATGCTCGACCAGCTGGTCGGCGATGAGCCGGGCCGCGGTGCGTACGCGTGTGGGATCGGTCCAGAAGTGCGGATCGGGCCTCCCGGCCATATCGTCCGAGGCGTACGGGAGAGGGTCGACGCCTTCACCGACGGCGAGCGTGGCCACGCCCGACTCCCGGGCGGCTTCGACATGGCGCAGGACGTTCTCCTCCAGTCCGAGCCCGTTGTGGACGATCAGGTCGGCCTGTTCGAACCTCGCTGCCTGCGGAGCGGAGACACCGAAGGAGTGCGGGTCGGCGCCGGGCTTCATCAGGACGGTGACCTCGGCCTGGTCACCGACGATCTCCCGGGTGATGTCACCGAGGATGTTGGTGGTGACCACGACGCTGGAACGCTCCCCGTCGGTGGCGGTGGCGCAGGCCGTGAGGCCGAGGAGCAGCGCGCTGACCAGGGCGAGGACGGTGGCCGGAGTGAGGGGGTGCGACCGGGCTTCGGTGTGGTGGGTCATCGTCCGGTCTCCACCATGTACGCCGGGGTGAAATCGAGGGAGAAGGTGCGGGCCCGGCGCAGCCGGTCGTTGAAGTCGATCTCGTGAACCTTCCGTCCGGCCGGGTCGTTGACATAGGCGCGGCTGGTGTTCACCTCGATGACCGGCGCCGGACCGTCGGCGATCGGTGGCAGCAGCGGGGTGCGGGCCGTCCGCTTGCCGGTGGCCAGGTCGTAGGCGTTCAGGCTTCCGTCGGTGCCGAGGGCGAGCAGCGGGGTTCCTTCGCCGGCCGTGTTCACGGCGGCCACCGGGCCGGTCTCGATCCGCTTCCAGGTCCGCTTGGCCACGTCGAGGACCCAGGCCGCCGCCGGCCCGGCCTCAGCTGTGAGGGTGGTGCTCCCGGGCCGGTGGCGGAATTCGGCGGCCCG is part of the Streptomyces qinzhouensis genome and harbors:
- a CDS encoding MerR family transcriptional regulator, coding for MFIGELSKRAGVSTRSLRYYEQQGLLRPQRRASGYREFGESDVAAVRRVRILLAAGLKTDLIREVLPCMTEEGAVLAPTCEEMAQDLKSERERLSRSIEQLQEARAVLSSIIHAGEAITAGAGATE
- a CDS encoding ABC transporter ATP-binding protein codes for the protein MITFDEVSVVYDDRSEPVLRDVDVTVEEGELCLVTGLTGVGKSTLLGAVNGLVPHFTGGTLHGRVVVDGRDTAHHPPRELADVVGVVGQDPLDGFVTDTVEEELAYAMEQLAVPPAVMRKRVEETLDLLGLADLRHRPLYQLSGGQQQRVAIGSVLTAHPRVLVLDEPTSALDPTAAEEVLAAVTRLVHDLGVTVLVAEHRLERVVQYADRVLHLPGDGRVVSGPPAEVFRDSGVAPPVVDLGRVAGWSPLPLSIRDARRAAAPLRAGLADVVPPPARPVTPAHGPTVLTARGVTVKHRGVPAVREVGLELRAGEVTALMGRNGSGKSSLLWALQGSGPRQNGTVHVASDGAVGADPKGLPAALARRLVGLVPQTATDLLYLESVAQELAQADRESAPEAAGATVPAREILDRLVPGVVGSVHPRDLSEGQKLALVLAIQLAAAPPVVLLDEPTRGLDYRAKEQLTGIVDGLAREGRAVVVATHDVEFVARAADRVVVMAEGDIVADGPTPEVITASPVFAPQVAKVVAPLPYLTVAQVAAVLAGPGRKA
- a CDS encoding ECF transporter S component, translating into MTGGDREGGGPVAIRIGPRAGVVIVLAAALGLVAFFWPFVVAPGTFASHYAPPLIFGVLLVLVLCVVISEIAEGGIDSKALAMLGVLSAVNAALRPLGAGTAGVETVFFVLVLAGRVYGPGFGFTLGCTSLFASALITGGVGPWMPYQMFGCAFVGMLAGFLPRASGRREVLMLAVYGSFSGYLFGFLLNLSFWPFSVDPGSSIAYLPGLPFTEQWQRYLAFDVATSLGWDTGRAVTNFVCILLAGPAVLTVFRRAARRARFRAPIRFAPPRGRGPG
- a CDS encoding YciI family protein encodes the protein MAKYLLIKHYRGAPAAVNDVPMEQWTPAEITAHVQYMNDFAARLTGTGEFVDGQALAPEGMWVRYDGEGRPPVTDGPFAESKDLIAGWMVIDVDGDERAVELAGELSAAPGAGGRPIHEWLEVRPFLTTPPTGTE
- a CDS encoding energy-coupling factor transporter transmembrane component T, with product MSRTVSGPAPDPGGRRLPRTLHPVAWWIWALALATAVSRTNNPLLLLLVLAVLGYVVTVRRTEAPWARGFHYYLGLALVVIAIRVVFRAVFGTGITPDDHFLFSLPTIPTPDWYAGIRIGGPVSLEALLSAATEGLRLACMLCCIGAANTLANPKRALRVLPGALYELGVAVTVSISVAPQLVQSVRRVHRARRLRAGRTKGLRALRGIVVPVLEDALERSLRLAAAMDSRGYGRAGSATRRSRRLTGALMLLGMCGLCAGAYGLLDATAPKPLGLPALAVGALLCLGGLRLGGRRVTRTVYRPDPWRLPEWAVAGCGVLSAVLLFSGAGFDAAELNASLYPLGWPALPPVPAAAILLAGAAGFLSPPPSAVPVRGVPAAESASRAAARRTEDSAL
- a CDS encoding SDR family NAD(P)-dependent oxidoreductase → MPTNHSTQASSTIDPKPLAGRRAVVTGGTIGMGRAIVQALTDRGAEVVYTGRSDRRLAEAQAALDTPLAHPVRSDATDANAIADLSDQVADRLGRIDYLFINQGIAEFQTLEEVTEESWDRIFDVNAKGAFFTVQRLIPLISEGGSIVFTTVSNDRIFPGLSAYSGAKEAVAAFTKVLAAELLPRKIRVNAIAPGFILTPTMGVAELTDEQRAEFIEQGNASTPMGRGGTVEEVAAAALYLAAEATFTTGVELPVDGGFGQGLSA